A genomic segment from Stenotrophomonas maltophilia encodes:
- a CDS encoding TetR/AcrR family transcriptional regulator, whose product MQIPAVARPRTKPAETRQEELMDAAQALFLSKGVDATTISDIVAAADVAKGTFYTYFASRTEILQALALRYTQQFMAEVDHAVQQQPARDGVARLRAWIRANIEIYVRTHALHDVVYANHHHHQRGNAERNAIQQQLLGILEAGVHAGLWQLSAPQVTASLIYAGVHGATDDLIAVPMQDADTFIAAVVADCLRMVGVSPVPARTARRG is encoded by the coding sequence TCCCGCTGTCGCCAGGCCCCGCACCAAACCCGCTGAAACACGCCAGGAAGAGCTGATGGACGCCGCGCAGGCGCTGTTCCTGTCAAAAGGCGTGGACGCGACCACCATCAGCGACATCGTGGCCGCCGCCGATGTGGCCAAGGGCACGTTCTATACCTACTTCGCCTCGCGCACCGAGATCCTGCAGGCGCTGGCACTGCGCTACACACAACAGTTCATGGCCGAGGTCGACCACGCGGTGCAGCAGCAGCCTGCCCGCGATGGCGTGGCGCGCCTGCGCGCCTGGATCCGCGCCAACATCGAGATCTACGTCCGCACGCACGCGCTGCACGACGTCGTGTATGCCAACCATCACCACCACCAGCGCGGCAATGCCGAGCGCAACGCGATCCAGCAGCAGTTGCTCGGCATCCTCGAAGCAGGTGTCCACGCGGGCCTGTGGCAGCTGTCGGCACCGCAGGTCACGGCCTCGCTGATCTATGCCGGCGTGCATGGCGCCACCGATGACCTGATCGCCGTGCCCATGCAGGACGCGGACACCTTCATTGCGGCGGTGGTGGCCGATTGCCTGCGCATGGTTGGCGTGTCGCCTGTTCCCGCGCGCACCGCCAGGCGCGGCTGA
- a CDS encoding VOC family protein gives MAVTRVVANIATSDPARAAAFYGELLGMPVVMDHGWIVTHGGQGSALAQVSFASEGGSGTPVPDLSIEVDNLQDVLERMRAAGIALEYGPADEPWGVRRFFVRDPFGRLLNILAHA, from the coding sequence ATGGCCGTCACGCGTGTCGTCGCCAACATCGCCACGTCCGATCCCGCCCGTGCCGCTGCGTTCTATGGCGAGCTGCTCGGCATGCCGGTGGTGATGGACCATGGCTGGATCGTCACCCACGGCGGGCAGGGCAGTGCGCTGGCGCAGGTCAGCTTCGCCAGTGAAGGAGGTTCGGGTACGCCGGTGCCGGACCTGTCGATCGAAGTGGACAATCTGCAGGACGTGCTGGAGCGCATGCGCGCGGCCGGCATTGCGCTGGAATATGGTCCGGCCGACGAGCCCTGGGGCGTGCGGCGTTTCTTCGTCCGCGATCCGTTCGGTCGGCTGTTGAACATCCTCGCCCACGCCTGA
- a CDS encoding Rossmann fold nucleotide-binding protein yields the protein MGTAFRKPQLAILGSADPGSDAFERAAEAGRFLAIQGITVVSGCGSAATRVAAEQAIAAGGQVLSVIPEGSMPPVDWPATVVVPCGMGDARNLIMALAGDACIVIGGRAGTISEVCLAWLHKRPLLPLVGAGGWSDALPDNPPDERGNSPILPWRNIDELAEQLRVLGLLQH from the coding sequence ATGGGTACCGCATTCCGTAAACCACAGTTGGCGATATTGGGTAGTGCCGATCCTGGCAGTGACGCGTTCGAGCGCGCAGCTGAAGCAGGGCGTTTCCTGGCCATCCAGGGCATCACGGTGGTCAGTGGCTGCGGCAGCGCCGCTACGCGGGTAGCTGCCGAGCAGGCGATCGCCGCCGGTGGCCAGGTGCTCAGCGTCATCCCGGAAGGCAGCATGCCGCCGGTCGATTGGCCGGCCACGGTGGTGGTGCCCTGTGGCATGGGGGATGCGCGCAACCTGATCATGGCCCTGGCCGGCGACGCCTGCATCGTCATCGGCGGGCGCGCCGGCACGATCTCGGAGGTTTGCCTGGCGTGGCTGCACAAGCGACCGCTGCTGCCGCTTGTGGGGGCGGGTGGCTGGTCCGACGCGCTGCCGGACAACCCGCCGGACGAGCGCGGCAATTCGCCGATCCTGCCGTGGCGCAACATTGATGAGCTGGCCGAGCAACTGCGTGTCCTGGGGTTGCTGCAACACTGA